From the genome of Hippoglossus stenolepis isolate QCI-W04-F060 chromosome 13, HSTE1.2, whole genome shotgun sequence:
ATGGAACTAAGAGTGATTGTGTTTTCGTTACCTTAGAACCAGTCTTTTATATCCACGTTAGGAGTGGGTCCTCTTCACCATGCTGCACAACGCACACATGTTTCTACAGTGGCCTGGAAGGGACAAACCAGGCCCTGGATCCAGAGAGGagcttttgattttttttacatcgtGGGTCCTCTGGAAGGGAGGTGAAGGGTTTTCAGTTGGTTGCattatgcaacttcaccaccagatgTCGCTCTTGTATCACTGTAGTCACAATGACGGCATCTCCCCTGCACGTGAGGTAAACAACACTGTCAAGTCGGCTCGTGCTTCAAGTGACGTCACTCCCATAggctcctgcctcctgcagcaaCAATTCGTGATTCCCAAATTCTAGCAGGTAATCTGTTTCGTTATTCtggaaaaattataatatatatatcataatatattcAGCTATATAATAGGGTATATTATAgggtgtatgtatgtatgtacgtatttaatttattatatttttattccattatcattattttgttgttttaacctATATAAAATACCgtcatatatttattaatactACAGTTCAAACACCATCgctcacacacaatcacttcAGCTGGATTATGTCTGTATGTCTTTTCATTATATGAACATGTATCTAACTTTCTGTTGTCACcatttcacaaattaaaataaaaactagtacaatgtatttttcaatgtattgtaatgttttttaaaacataattcaacTGAGTTAGAACAATGTGCAAACTTCATCAGGCCTTGATCTGCTCGTCTAATTAAACTGTCAAGTCAAAATGTGCGACATCAGTTCAACTCTGATGTCACAACACGCTAAGATGAACtgaccacacagacacaaactgacttCCTTCCATCCTTTCTGGTAAAATCATGAATATGATCTTTCCACAAAGAGCAGTTTAAGGTACTGGGAACATGTTTTATGATATTATGAGGAATCTAAGGTGGAATGGTTTGCAGAGGACGATGTCTGGGAGACAACAGGTTGCTGCAAACCAAATAAAAACTTCCTTCCACTGGGGAAATAGATTCCTCCTGAACATTGTGCAGATCTGATAACGACAGCAGCTCTTTCAAGGTTATTGTTTCCTCAGCAGGTTCCACCAGTTATAAACCTCAGagttctctcttcctctttaaaCCAGCACCATGGATGTGTGAGGGAggacaaaaaagacaaagctgcatcacacacacacttttcttgcCGGTTTCCAGTAACACAACATACATTCCTCaaacctttaataaaacaatcaatGGTTTTCTGCAGCTGCCTGAACCACTACAGACAacaagcagcacacacactgcatgtagCTCAGTCACATGAACGCAGCAGGAAAAGACAATTTTGTGTTGGGAACATTGGACACAAATTGTAACACACAATCATACATATATTATGTATTGAAATGAAagtgtttgcagcagcagcagatcttcGACGGCTCGAGGTCGCTGCCTCGGAACTTTCCTCTCTTGCTAATTGTCGCCAGGTTAGTGCGATTGTAAAATGTACAGTGTAAACCTGCTCTATGTGAAGTGTCCTGAGATATCATGTGATGATCTGCCTCTATATACATGAAACTGGAGAGATTAAAGAGAAGAATTGCAGATGAGGGTTTAGATGTTGTCATCTCACCATGTTCCAGACAATCAggatgtggtttttgtgatcacCTGACGTCCCTGTGGAACTCCGTCCTTCTGCCGTTAGTATAATAGTTAAAATAAGGCTATGATTAGTTTCCCAAAGCAACAGTTCACAGATCTGCTCAAGTTCTAGTCATTAGTCTCTGGGATATTAGAGATTGTGGAGAATACAATCAGAAACACTGACAAACTGCAGACAGGTGTGGAGAGCATCCTGGAGAATAGTGACTGAATCCAAGTCCTGGTGCTTTTCTCTGACTTCCCAtgtcttgttttcctctctggttAGTTTGAGCTCATCTCATCTCTCAATTTAAGGAACCAAATACTGAGGAGAATTTCATGTCTTTGACTAGTTTCCACTGGAACATCTGCCTAGAAGCGAAACCAGCTTAATCCAAAAGCTTGGAGTGCTCTATCCTTGTAATGGTCCAGTCCGGTGGCACTCCTTTAGTGAACTCCCTTTGGAATCTGTCAGGAACAGCAGACACAAGGAAAGATCAGAACCATGTAAGAGTTTGCTCTTTTAAAATCTTATTCCATATGCACGAGACACATCTACTCACTCATAATTAGCAGTGAGCAGTCTTTTGgtttctgcttctccttctccaccaaGGGACACCTGGAAGATACGAGCTCCCTCCATGGTGTCGTCAGGAAGCGTCGCGCTGGTCAGGTACCAGAAGCGCATCAGGATACTGACAAACTTCCTTCCTGAAACAACAGTGcgtctttatatatatagtataaatagtttttaatgtttaatgtttatttatcagCTGTTTCATACTTACCATTGTCGTCGTAGTAGATCCCCACGTCTCCGGGTGTTGTGTACATGATCTCATCCGGACCTGCAGAGAGGGCTTTCTGGCTGCTCAGTGGGAGCAGGCTGcacttctcctccagctttCCAATCAACTGCGAGGATATGAACAGATagataacaatatatataataaatatccATATTTGGATCATAAACACATAGATGATAATGGTTTGGACTCACGTCTTTGGCCACGAGACCCTCCAGAGCCTCGAACTGACACCGGGACAGGAGCCTGGACACGTGGGAGAAAGCCTGCAACACCAAAACAAAGTCCTCTTCACCAACAGCAGCGAACCAACACGCCTTTGCTCAAGAGCACACGTCACCCGCCGGGTTCCACGCACCTGCTTCGCTCCCTCCGTGAACTCCTCGATGCGGAACTCCTTGTCGAAGTAGGTCCGGATCAGGAAGTAGTAGACCCGGGTGCGGAGCCAGATGAGGGGGTTGGGGATCCCGACCACCACCACCTTCTGGTTCTGCCTGTCCCCGCCCCGGTCCGAGCTGTAGGCCCGCAGCGGGGCCCCGGCCGCCGCGGGGGGAGCCGGCCGCGGGTTCCCGGAGCGGTGCAGGAGGACGCGTTCATTCAGGAACAGCCGAGTGAGGCTGAGTGTGGACGGAACCCTGTAACAGCCTCTCAACACGGGCAGCGCCATCTTTGAATGCCTCGGAACTCTTCTTATCCGAGTGCTTGTGTCTTCCGGAGAGGAACAAGCGGAACGGTTTAAAAACACAGGTGGTGACGCAACAGCACGTGGAGACACGTAAGCTTTTTAACATGAATTAaactaagtgttttttttgttatgagTAAGATTTACTGATCATTTAACCTCCGGACTttgacttgttgtttttttgttgtttctgggGGGACCACTAGGAGTGTAACACCCGGTGTTTACCCCCGGACAGTTGGGACATGGAGGACCAGGAGAGGACACCGGTGTCCATATTCACACAAGTGGACAGGGACGTCTTCCTGCGAGACATCTGTCCAGAGGTAGAACCCAGGGCTTCCTCCATGGCTGcgtcttcatttcctgtttcaccGTTTTTTAGTCGATCGAATCGAGTAAAGTCCAGATTCGACCTGTTCACAGCAGAACCTTCCTTCACGTGACATCCTGCGTGTTTCCTGGTTGGGCTGTGATCTATGTCCGGTGGTGATGGgctctatggtgcagagtggactcatcctacctggtttatctgcagtggaGCTGTTCATGCATCTGTGATTTACTGGATTCTGATTTCTTTACACATTATATTTCATAAACTGCATGTCGACaactttccaaaataaaagcgtTGATATAAAGCCTTGCAGCAATGACAACAAACCTTGTGCTTTCACTTAATGAagaaattgccaaacaggaagtgattctatgaatttTCACTTGTGAATGTCGGTGTTGGTCATATATGGTGAAGCTTTACGTCATGTTGGTAAACAAATACTTTTAGCTAACTATAATCTGTTTATAATTTAACTATCTGCTTTAACTACCCATGCAAGTTACCTGGTTGGAAATCACCAATTTGCATTATTTTTACTCACTTAACTGAGAATTCAGCCGAGCCACATTGGACATTACACAACTGTTTTCACACTAGTACTTGTActtaatgtttaaatataaaaagtaccCTTATAACTTGTGTATAGTGTGGATCACAGGTACATGTATCTGCCGTCAGACAGGACTTTGGAGTAAATTGTCTCCTAATCAATCGAGTATTGTCTTTCAGCGCAGACCCGCCTTGCTCAGAGGTGTGGATCTGGGGCCGTGTCTGGAGAAGTGGACCCTTGAATATCTcagactgagaggaggagaccaGGATGTGAAGATTCACGTATCCACAGTACCACAGATGGACTTCCTCCACAAGAACTTTGTGTACAAGTGAGttttgtctctcacacacagacacacagacacacacacacctcttcttCAGATTTCTCAATCACTACTGATTCTTCACAGGACTTTACCTTTCAACGAGTTTGTGAAAAGGGCATCTGAGAAAAAACACTCAGACTTCTTCCTGTCTGAGGTAAGAATCATAAAATAACAGTATGGAAATATCTTTTTTCACAGTAcgttttattctttaaatgaCACAAACTCCTTTTTAGGATGAGCACTATTATCTACGATCACTGGGAGAGGACGTGCGGAAGGTATGTAGACTTTTAAATTCTGTGAAAAAAACTTACTGTCCTTTTTACAATTACAACAAAAGggtttttatgtatatataaatattaatacagCAAAAAGTAATCCCCCTCCCCCACAGGAACCTGCAGACCTGAACAAACAGTTCCCGCACTTGGCCGAGGACTTTCATGTCCCACACTTCTTTGAACCGGATCAGTTCTTCTCCAGTGTTTTCCGTATCAGCTCCTGTGGTCTGCAGTTGTGGACCCACTACGATGtgagtgttttaatgtgatgttGTCAAGAGGTGAGAGGTCGCACTGGGGGGCTTTTAGAAATGTCTGTGCACTAACAGACAAGACATTAGATGAGTAGCAGCCTCAATAAGctgtctcctcttgtctctgctCGTCCTTCAGGTGATGGATAACCTGCTGGCTCAggtgacagggaggaagagagtggTCCTCTACAGCCCCCAGGATGCATTGCACCTGTACCTGTCCGGTGAGTAACGATGGACAGATGCATCCTGTTTGAATTCATGTCCGTTTTCATTTTAGGCTCTGATATTGATTTGTCTGGTTTTTTATCTTGGTATAATGCTACAGTGCTACCTTTTAATCTGAACGTCGCCCAGCAGGTGATAAATCCGAGGTTCTGGACATCGATTCTCCAGATCTGAAACGATTTCCTGACTTTTTAAAGGCAAAGCGGTACGAGTGTGTGCTTGAGCCTGGAGACCTGCTCTTTATCCCCGGTAAGGAGTCGTCCACATTAGTCACAGAAGTAATAATTTACTAGAAATTAGAAATGATTGATTACGTGAAACTGCCTCAGTCTTAATCCAGTGTCCCTGTGTCCTGCAGCCCTGTGGTTCCATAACACCACTGCACTGCAGTTTGGTGTGGGTGTGAACGTGTTCTGGCGCCACCTACCGGCTGACTGTTATGACAAAAAGGACCCGTACGGTAACAAAGACCCGGTGGCTGCAGCTCGAGCCCTCCAGGCCCTGGAGAGGGCTCTTCACACTCTGGACGAACTTCCATCGGATTATCGGGACTTTTACGGTCGCAGGATGATTCAGCGCATTCAAAAGCGAACTTACTGCGACAGCGTGTCGGCCACAAAGACAAAGGAGGACAATGACAGTACATTACCCAGCATGCCATTCACCAAACCTGGATGAGTGTGCAGAGAAACCTAAAATGTAGAATAGGCCCCATGGAGCCTGTgacctcatgtgtttgtgtgactttttGACTAATGTTCTTTTTGAGGAATGTCCAGTTTGGAACTTTCATTTCAGGtccatgaaaaataaaactgcgTTATATCTCTCCATCATATTCTCACCTATGTTACTTTCATTAAGTTGTCTAGATTGTCAGTGTTGCAGTTATGACTTTATAAGAAATGTATAAACCACCATGAATCTTTCTAAAATCTTCACTTTAAATGagataacaaaaatatatatgcatcgccataaatacagtataacaACTAACTGTACAAAATATCGTATTTCATTTAAAGACAGTTAGAAAGGTTGAATCTGAAGATTTCTATACAAACCCACCAATATTGTTCCGTTTACATCTCCATTCGACCGCCTTTAGTTCTGGGAGGTCTTAGTTTTCGACTTTTTCTTGTAAAGTCACATAACTGAGTGAGTTCAtaactttataaaaaaacagaaaatccaatTCATGGTTCACCCACTAGCTTCTTCCTGAACCTTCAACTGTACCAGTCTTTAGTTTGCTCACCTGCTCAATCTTTAGGCCGACATGGACCCATGAGCTGAAATCGCTTTTCCAGTGAAGGCAACACAGCTGATTTGGAACAATAAAGCATGGGGGTTTACAATAAGTCTGGTGTCCACAGAAATGCCCACATGTTGgtatgtttgacattttattgcacAGACATGACAGTTTCCTTACAAACATGGTAAAGCTATGTAAACAGTGGAGCAGCATCTCCACAGTGAGTTCAGTCTGACGGCACCTTGAGTCCTCGGTGCCGCGTTCCTTCAGTAAGTGTGAGCATGAGAGCCAACCAGTGACCGACTATAAGATGCAGAAACAAGCAGAGATATGAGTGTGCATCAGAAGGGCGGCTGCACACTGTGGGACAAACTGTTCAATGAACCTGTGACCGGCTGCTGGCCGACACCAGGCTGCAACAGCTCAAAGCGTTTTCACCGTGACGATTATATTGTGTCGTAGAAACTAAACAAGCCGTGGTCAGTTTGTTTTAACGCAGAGAAACTGGACTGACACCCCaacatttacctttttaaatgtcatttggCTTTGGgtcagaaaagaaacaaaatacaCTTGAGTTCCGctcattcattcacaaaaacacacaaaagcactCGCGCCCTCTTAAGGGAAAAGTCTTGGGCCATGGCCGCTGGTACTGTCCACTGCACTGGGATCTGTGTCCACTTGGATTTCTCTGTCCTCAGTGGGAGCACGGCAAGAACACATCCTGAATCCTGACTAGAGGCAGTAGAAAGAGGGCGGTGCCACATTCCTGCTACGAGGGATAACGGACACGTCTTCTTGGTGCCGTTCTGTACCCCGGCTCCTCATGTGCCCCCCACGCTAAACTAGAGCAGTGCAGAGGTTCAACCAAAGTCACGAGGTGCACAAACATCTCCTCCCCCACTTCATGAATTTCTTTCtcatcagacagaaaacagagaaaaatggcACATTGCTTTGTGGACGTCTCTATTCTGTAGATTAAACAACTAACTTGGGTTTTTGGGGTTCATTTTTCCTAATGTTGCCGTCAGGCAGACGACGGACAGAGTGCAGGATGTCTGTTTTCCATGTGATCAGCCAGCTCTGGACACAGGCGGTGGATTTGATGTGCGGGGGGGTTGGTGCTATGGAGTCTGTGCCATGCCGCGAGTGGACTTCATCTTCTCCATTCTTTTAGAGAGGTGGCTGTTGCTCGACTCGAGTTCTTCCACCTTGTCCAGGGACGACCGCAGCTGTTGGGTGAAACGTGGGAGATTGAGACGACTGCTGGTTGAAAGGAGCCAGCTGAACAACCTGCAGTGTGAGGAAGCAACACTCTACCTCTCTCTGGAGCTTCCGTTTCTCCGCCTTCAGCTCGTCCTCCACTTTCTCTGCGTTCTCGGCTGCAGACTTGTAGCGGGTCACCTGACCCTCCAGTCTGGTCACCTGGACGACAGAAAACAACTCGGACTCAgaacattgttgtgttttcaaaccCACCGAACAGCCACGACTCCTCTCGGCTTACGTTTTGCTCTAAAGCTGTGACTTCCTGTTCGGCCTTCACCAGTTTGAACTTCAAGTCGCTCATTTGCCTGCTCGAGTCTCCtggaaaacattcaaaacaaacattgttgaTTCgaaggaggcagcagcagagacgttCGAGTTAAATATCCATGTTCATCACTTACTCTGTACTTCTAGGATGTTGGGATCATTTCCATTTTCCAGAACCTCACCGTCTGGGCTTGAGCCGCTGTCTGTGCCGTTCTTTGGTGATTTCTGTTCCAGCTGcgctttcagcttcttcacctgTTGATGGTGACACCAGATGAAAAGTCACTCACTCAGCTACTCGTCCTGCATGTGATGCTGTTAAACCCCAACCTGTTAtattctctttattttaatgattctCGGCACCTAGTTGACTGGTTCCAGttgaaaagtaaatattaaaagCAGGTTTTTGTGGCAGCTGGAGCATTTTACACAGAGTTTCTTTACTATGGCTTATTGAGTTGATAACAGGGGAAACCACAAGGTGATCAACCTTTTATATGGATCAGAAAGGGTTGGGATAGAATCATACCTATATAGATGCTGTTTAAATGATTTGCTTATCGTGATCAAGTAGTGAACTTAGTGTTCAGTTCCCATGACATGTGGAGAGTAAATGTAAACTGTCACGACATCAATCACATTTAACGACTCTGCCTCCATCAGATGAACAGACTCAAAACTGAAACAGTTGATGACCAGCTTTGTAGCACGAGTTATCCAGGACGGAGGATGTTAGGTTAAGTAAAGCCAGATAACAAAAACATATCCTAGGTATGTTAGAATATCCAAATAAACTAGCGTCTATATTCATTGTTATAAAAGTCACCGACTCACCTGTTCTATCATCTTTTCACGCTCATCCACCAGTTTCCTCAGGCGAATCtctaaaagacaaaacacacatcaaGACAACTCAAGCACCAGTCACTCACAACAGCTAGAGTccatcttttaaaaaagaacCAAACCAGTGAACATACCAGGGGTGGGGAGAACCAGGGAGATGGTGAGGTGTGAGGGGGGCTGGGTCAAGCGAGGTTGATGCATGCAACACAACAGGAATCCATGTGGGGGGGTGTGACGGAGTGGGGTGTGAGGGGGTGTGTGTTAGCATGCACAGACTGTGGAGAGGAGGGTCAGTGCAGCTGGTGGAGCTACAGTCACACGACATGTTTACAACCACACAATGTGTGACAACAGAGAAATACggttttaacattaaaaaccaaaatgaGTTTCCATCAACAGATCAAATAGGTATCAACAGGGGATTTATTGGTGTTTCATTGTTCAGGGACCACAGACATCTTCTCCATGAAGTGCAACATAAtgtataaaacatgtatttatcaaTTTATCCGACATTAATGTGCTTTAGAATTCAGAGGCTTGGAAGTGTCTGAActaaatattttcactttaaccTTCATAacatgtataaaatgtaaaaagccaGATTGCTACAGTCTTAAAAGGTGCTATATGTAAGTTTACTCTGCTACCAAAAGGTGGCGTCTTTCTGGAAATGGTTGCCGGTGATGGTCGCTTGCCATGTTCGAGACACGaggtcataataataatacgtcctctgagcagcagtggaCTGGATGCAGCAGTGACGCTATCGAAACTGAAGCTTTCTTTTACGCTGGAAAATAAACAGCTGTACATAGAGCGCTATGTAGTGATAACTTATATATAGCCTCTTTAATGAGAATGAGCTCTTTTAGGGAATAACAGTTGCATCAAGCAGAACAATTGGTCTGTGGCTCTATTCCAGAGACACgaaacaatatcaataaaacGTCACAAGCAGCATATTACATGTGCATCAATACAAGTTCTGTCCACTGGTCAAACTACTGGTTCCACTCAGTTTACATCTCTCCACAAATGAGCCTTTCTTTTGCACATGTGACCTCAATGAAAACTGATGTTTGGACTTTGActgtgcatttttaaaaataacatacatacacatacaccaCTGTTCAAAAAAAGTGCTGCGAGGTTTTGCAAATATCTAATCTACCCCTTTTTAAAGAGCTAAGCGACGACTACTGAAGGAGATAAATCTGTACTACAGTATAAAGCACCTGAACTAAGACATTTTACACTCCTCTTTGCCCTTTCCTTTGCCTTTCTTGCTGTTCTTCCTCACGTTTTTGCCTGAATGCGGTGGCTCTTTGTTACTGGCTACGCGGACGGGACTGTCCCCCTGCAACTCCGGCTTAACTAGTCCTTCCTCTACTGGAAAAGACGCTGCCTGGTTAACGTCCTCTGCCACAACACCCGACTCTCCAACATTTAAAACCGCTCCTTCCTCTGTACTGTGCTTCGCCTCATGTGCTGTGGCCTCATGTGTTGTTTCTGACTCTACCTGGTCACACTCATCAAACCTAGAAGCCTCATCGTTTCTCTCAGTTGACtcgttttgtgtattttcactCGGATCCGACACGGCTTCAACTCCCTCCTCGATTTCCTCGTcttcaatttgatttgtttcaaaAGCTGCCTCAACATCTATGTCGTCAAAATCGAAAGATTGCCCTTCCTCATCTTCgccatcctcttcatcact
Proteins encoded in this window:
- the maip1 gene encoding m-AAA protease-interacting protein 1, mitochondrial gives rise to the protein MALPVLRGCYRVPSTLSLTRLFLNERVLLHRSGNPRPAPPAAAGAPLRAYSSDRGGDRQNQKVVVVGIPNPLIWLRTRVYYFLIRTYFDKEFRIEEFTEGAKQAFSHVSRLLSRCQFEALEGLVAKDLIGKLEEKCSLLPLSSQKALSAGPDEIMYTTPGDVGIYYDDNGRKFVSILMRFWYLTSATLPDDTMEGARIFQVSLGGEGEAETKRLLTANYEFQREFTKGVPPDWTITRIEHSKLLD
- the tyw5 gene encoding tRNA wybutosine-synthesizing protein 5; translated protein: MEDQERTPVSIFTQVDRDVFLRDICPERRPALLRGVDLGPCLEKWTLEYLRLRGGDQDVKIHVSTVPQMDFLHKNFVYKTLPFNEFVKRASEKKHSDFFLSEDEHYYLRSLGEDVRKEPADLNKQFPHLAEDFHVPHFFEPDQFFSSVFRISSCGLQLWTHYDVMDNLLAQVTGRKRVVLYSPQDALHLYLSGDKSEVLDIDSPDLKRFPDFLKAKRYECVLEPGDLLFIPALWFHNTTALQFGVGVNVFWRHLPADCYDKKDPYGNKDPVAAARALQALERALHTLDELPSDYRDFYGRRMIQRIQKRTYCDSVSATKTKEDNDSTLPSMPFTKPG